The DNA sequence AGACTCCCGCGCCGCTCAATACGGCGATGGATTTGGCTTCCCTCACCATCGATGTGCATTTTAATATTGTTTCGTGGTTGTTTTTCATTGGAATTCCTCCTTTTTGTTAATGCAACCGGTTACGCTAGATGATACAATCCCTGTGACGAAATCACTGAGGAGGTTTTACTATGTCGAAGCTGATTTACGGAGTGGACGACAAACCGCGTTTTCCCATAATGGTTCTGGCCGGGGCTCAGCATGTTCTGACTCTTTTTGGTGCGACGACCCTGGTTCCTCTTATCTTCGGTCCCGCCATGAACATGACTCCGACCCAGATAGGTTTTTTCATAAGCTGCGTGTATATGTCTATGGGGGTGGCTACCCTGATTCAGACCAGTACCATGGGGTCCCGCCTGCCCATAGTACAGGGGTCCAGTTTTAGCTTCATCCCCCCTATAATGACCATTATAGGGGTTTATGGAGCTCAGGGGGCGAACGTGTGTCTTCAGTATATTGGAGGAGCTTTGATACTCGGCGGTGTTCTCATGGCGTTGATCGGATACACAGGTTTGGTGGGAAAGGTTAGAAGGTTCATCACCCCTGTCACGGTGGGACCTACCATAATGGCCATAGGTTTTTCCCTCGCTCCTGTCGCCATAGGGGGTAATGCGGCGAATTATTGGCCGGTTTCTCTTTCTGTCGTCATCCTGATCTTCCTTTTCAGTCTAGGCATGAAAAATCGTTACATCAATATATTTTCGATTCTATCCAGCGTCGTCATAGTTTACCTTCTTTGTCTGGTCCTGAGTTCTTCCGGAATTTTTACTCCCGATCATCCTGCCTACATAGATCTTTCTAGCGTTATCGCTGCCAAGTGGTTCCAGTTTACCGGCATTGCACCTTGGGGCGTCCCTAAGTTCAGTCTGGTGGCCTTCGGAGCCATCGTTGCCGGGTTCTTCGCCGTCTTTATAGAGAGCATCGGCGACTATTACAACGTAAGCCACGCATGCGGTCTGAACGATCCCAGCGAGGAGACCATAAATAAAGGAATCGGAGCCGAAGGGCTGGGATGTGCTATCGGAGGCCTCTGCGGCGGCGTAGCTTGTACCTCTTATACGGAGAACATCGGCCTTATAGGACTGACCGGAGTCGGATCCAGGTGGGTCGTTAGAACCGGAGCTGTGCTTCTGATCGTCATGAGCTGCATCGGGAAGCTTGGCGCTCTGGTCGCGACCATACCTACACCTATAATAGGAGGGTGTTATATCGCTCTGTTCGGCATCATAGGAGCCTTGGGTATACAGGCATTGTCCAGGGCTGACATGAACTCTCAGAGGAACGTTATGATAGTGGGATTTTCTTTTCTTATGGCGCTTGGTTTGCCAGGATGGGTAGAGGGACAGCAGGAGATGTTCTTCTCCATGGGAA is a window from the Dethiosulfovibrio russensis genome containing:
- a CDS encoding uracil-xanthine permease family protein encodes the protein MSKLIYGVDDKPRFPIMVLAGAQHVLTLFGATTLVPLIFGPAMNMTPTQIGFFISCVYMSMGVATLIQTSTMGSRLPIVQGSSFSFIPPIMTIIGVYGAQGANVCLQYIGGALILGGVLMALIGYTGLVGKVRRFITPVTVGPTIMAIGFSLAPVAIGGNAANYWPVSLSVVILIFLFSLGMKNRYINIFSILSSVVIVYLLCLVLSSSGIFTPDHPAYIDLSSVIAAKWFQFTGIAPWGVPKFSLVAFGAIVAGFFAVFIESIGDYYNVSHACGLNDPSEETINKGIGAEGLGCAIGGLCGGVACTSYTENIGLIGLTGVGSRWVVRTGAVLLIVMSCIGKLGALVATIPTPIIGGCYIALFGIIGALGIQALSRADMNSQRNVMIVGFSFLMALGLPGWVEGQQEMFFSMGIFGQVLWAIGKTAMAVAGICAGVLDNVIPGTDEERGIRKKESH